In one window of Gossypium arboreum isolate Shixiya-1 chromosome 4, ASM2569848v2, whole genome shotgun sequence DNA:
- the LOC108459067 gene encoding uncharacterized protein LOC108459067, with amino-acid sequence MDQRLEKLEQIQNEMQEQLHLQMQEQLAKIQQDMRDQMLESQENMINQFEQMLAGASNKGKSPMIGTENNDEDPSVPPGFTPAGIQTPQPRVSINIKSPCQTGTSVPMNFPIGSISNPKDNLANPRVPDFDEAVEVEKARMEIPKQLEDHCKWLEDKFKALENVNYHGGIDAKDLSLVSDLVLPPKFKMPEFEKYNGTSCPEVQKIEAGESTKKSVPRKRENEVNNVSRSCAKPITVNQPRIVNASQQASSKQESDTKRNTEKLQFTSILVTYKELYQTLFNAHVVSPVYLKLMQPPYPKWYNENVQCEYHAGITGHAIENCTAFKMLVEKLLEMGIIKFDESFGGQNPLPNHADKGVNAVIENAGKRARMTMVEVRTSLREVWKEIMKRGLITQSLGNRPQKIGNYCEFHDEEDHEIQECDEFRALIQELMDNKELEFFEYVEERDVCTSEGGLLGKDCEINRPRVIISQPKIKAPRIVIQKPAAFPYKDSKRVPWSYNCNVTIPEGKNQVNTQGEAQDQGEELLVQEPIAENEAKEFLKFLKHSEYSVVEQLNKQPARISVLTLLLSSEIHHNALMKVLNETYVANDITVNNLDRLINNISADNFISFSDDEIPSGGRGSTKALHITTRCKGYTVPGVLIDNGSALNVLPLSTLNRLPIDNSHMKTCQNMVRAFDGTERKVMGRIEVPLLIGPNIYEVDFLVMDIKPSYNCLLGRPWIYATGALPSLLHQKLKLIMEGRLITINAEEDIIASVTSDAPYIEKDDEALECSFRLLEFVNATFIIEGSKILIPKVSSATKMGLQLMVGSGALPGRGLGKYLHGRVEPDAKQKKKEAEKRQERQRARLSGAEIKWEPMSFPHISETFVSGGIIYLESGMTREECFEDMFDSLSINAILGEEVEEGNLLGIRPYVPGSVLNNWTAEEIPVIFRANSKSLDINDTSSTDIDPESLLEQGLCLEGSQDFEDDEDYSLSLDLLRMVEREKKQILPYQETIRSVALEEGKKVKIGTCIKKKTRQDLIELLREFKDVFA; translated from the exons ATGGACCAAAGATTAGAGAAATTGGAACAGATACAGAATGAAATGCAAGAGCAACTGCATTTACAGATGCAGGAGCAGTTAGCCAAAATACAACAAGACATGAGAGATCAGATGTTAGAATCCCAGGAAAACATGATAAACCAATTTGAACAAATGTTGGCTGGAGCTTCGAATAAAGGAAAGAGTCCTATGATTGGTACCGAAAACAATGATGAGGATCCTTCTGTTCCCCCAGGCTTTACCCCGGCGGGCATTCAAACGCCACAACCTAGGGTATCTATTAACATTAAATCTCCGTGTCAAACTGGTACTTCAGTCCCGATGAATTTCCCAATAGGCTCAATCTCTAACCCCAAGGATAATTTGGCGAATCCTAGGGTCCCCGATTTCGATGAAGCAGTAGAAGTGGAAAAGGCGAGAATGGAGATCCCAAAGCAGCTAGAGGATCATTGCAAGTGGCTTGAGGATAAGTTCAAAGCGTTAGAGAATGTTAATTATCACGGTGGGATTGATGCTAAGGATCTGAGCTTGGTCTCAGACCTAGTACTTCCTCCAAAGTTCAAGATGCCGGAGTTTGAAAAATACAACGGGACCAGTTGTCCTGAG GTGCAGAAGATAGAAGCTGGGGAGAGCACCAAGAAGTCGGTCCCACGAAAGAGAGAAAATGAAGTAAACAATGTAAGTAGGAGTTGTGCAAAACCGATCACTGTGAATCAACCGAGAATAGTAAACGCGAGTCAGCAAGCCTCATCAAAGCAAGAGTCTGATACAAAGCGGAATACGGAGAAACTCCAATTTACGTCTATTCTAGTAACATATAAAGAGTTATATCAAACTTTATTTAATGCACATGTTGTATCCCCGGTTTACCTGAAACTCATGCAACCTCCGTATCCCAAGTGGTACAATGAAAATGtccaatgtgaataccatgcgggaATCACAGGACATGCTATAGAAAATTGCACCGCATTTAAGATGTTAGTGGAAAAGCTCCTTGAAATGGGCATCATAAAATTCGATGAGTCATTTGGCGGGCAAAATCCGTTACCCAATCATGCCGACAAGGGGGTAAATGCAGTAATTGAGAATGCCGGGAAGAGAGCTAGAATGACTATGGTTGAAGTAAGAACATCATTGAGAGAGGTTTGGAAGGAAATAATGAAGAGAGGGTTAATCACGCAGAGTTTGGGAAATAGACCCCAGAAAATAGGGAACTATTGTGAATTCCATGATGAGGAGGATCATGAGATCCAGGAATGTGATGAATTTAGGGCCCTAATACAGGAACTAATGGACAACAAAGAGCTAGAATTCTTTGAATATGTAGAAGAGAGAGATGTATGCACCTCGGAAGGAGGGTTGTTAGGAAAAGACTGTGAGATTAATCGGCCAAGAGTAATTATTTCACAACCAAAGATTAAGGCACCAAGAATAGTGATACAGAAACCCGctgctttcccttataaggatagcAAGAGGGTACCTTGGAGCTATAATTGTAATGTGACAATCCCAGAAGGGAAGAACCAGGTCAACACGCAAGGGGAAGCCCAGGAT CAAGGGGAGGAGCTACTTGTTCAGGAGCCAATAGCTGAGAATGAGGCAAAAGAATTTTTGAAATTCCTAAAACACAGTGAATATAGTGTCGTGGAGCAGCTAAACAAACAGCCAGCTCGCATCTCGGTACTGACCTTGCTTTTAAGCTCGGAGATACACCATAATGCGTTAATGAAGGTGTTAAATGAGACCTATGTTGCGAATGACATCACAGTAAACAATCTAGATCGCCTTATCAATAACATAAGCGCAGACAATTTCATCTCATTCAGCGACGATGAAATACCATCGGGGGGTAGGGGATCTACTAAGGCCTTACACATCACTACCCGTTGTAAGGGGTATACTGTGCCGGGGGTTCTAATTGATAATGGGTCAGCACTGAATGTTTTACCCTTATCTACATTGAATAGGCTACCAATAGACAACTCTCACATGAAGACGTGTCAGAACATGGTGAGAGCATTTGACGGGACTGAAAGAAAGGTGATGGGAAGGATTGAAGTACCTCTTTTAATTGGTCCGAATATATATGAGGTAGATTTCCTAGTAATGGACATTAAACCCTCCTATAATTGCCTGTTAGGGAGGCCTTGGATTTATGCGACAGGGGCACTACCGTCATTAttgcatcaaaagttgaaattgatAATGGAGGGTCGATTGATAACAATAAACGCAGAAGAGGATATTATTGCATCTGTTACCAGTGATGCACCATACATTGAGAAGGATGATGAGGCGTTGGAGTGTTCTTTTCGTTTGTTGGAGTTTGTGAATGCCACTTTTATTATAGAGGGAAGTAAGATCTTGATACCCAAAGTGTCCAGTGCTACGAAAATGGGTTTACAACTGATGGTTGGAAGTGGAGCATTGCCTGGAAGAGGACTCGGAAAGTATCTACATGGACGGGTCGAG CCGGATGCAAAACAAAAAAAGAAGGAAGCAGAGAAGAGACAAGAGAGACAAAGAGCACGTTTAAGTGGGGCAGAAATCAAATGGGAGCCGATGAGCTTTCCCCACATATCCGAAACTTTTGTGTCAGGAGGAATAATTTATCTGGAGAGCGGGATGACAAGGGAAGAATGTTTTGAAGACATGTTCGATAGCCTGAGCATTAATGCTATACTTGGAGAAGAAGTGGAAGAAGGAAACTTATTGGGTATTCGGCCTTACGTGCCTGGAAGTGtgctgaacaattggactgcagaagagaTTCCTGTAATTTTTAGAGCAAATTCAAA gtccctagatatcaatgacacgagTAGTACTGATATAGACCCTGAATCTCTTTTAGAGCAAGGTTTGTGCTTAGAGggatctcaggattttgaagatgacgagGATTATAGTTTATCTCTAGACTTATTGAGGATGGTAGAGCGGGAAAAGAAACAAATTCTGCCTTACCAGGAGACAATTAGGAGCGTGGCCTTGGAAGAAGGAAAGAAGGTGAAAATTGGCACTTGCATCAAAAAGAAAACAAGACAGGACCTTATCGAATTATTGCGAGagttcaaagatgtcttcgcgtag